A segment of the Leptolyngbya sp. NIES-3755 genome:
CCTGATGGAATGCCCTTGGTGTGGATGCTTCGCTGTTTGGGTGTTGCAAACCAAGATCGCATTGCTGGAATGGACATTTTGGTCGCACTTTGTGAGCAAGCTCCTCAACAAGGTGTCAGCATCTTTTTTCTTGGATGTCAGGATGCCATTCTCGATCGAATGAAGCAAAGACTGTCTCGCGAGTTCCCGAAATTAAGCATCGCTGGAATTGAACCGCTCCCGTTTCGTCCTCTCACTGCTGATGAAGATGAAACGTTAGTTCAACGAATCAATGAGAGCGGTGCTGGACTGGTGATGGTTGCTCTAGGCTGTCCGAAGCAAGAGACTTGGATTGCTCAACATCGCGATCGCATTCATGCGGTGATGATTGGATTGGGTGGAGCATTTCCGGTCTATGCGGGCGTTCACAAACGTGCTCCTCGAATGATGCGATCGATCGGATTGGAATGGCTTTATCGATTAGCACAAGAGCCTCGACGGTTGTGGAGTCGCTATTTCGATACCATTCCAATCTTTGTGTGGTTAGCCTTTAAACAATTGCTCAGTCCTTCACAGGATATTCCAGAGAGCTAATTGTTATAGGCAATCACACCCTCATGGAGCCGAATTTGCCACCCAGGTGCAGTGTTATCGCTCACTCTCACGCCATCGGCTCGATCGACTAAAATGGCATCTCGATTGGCGAGCATATTCGCGATCGTATTGCCTGAGATCACCGAGTCCTTGAGATAGCTATTGCCGCCCGCATACGGGAAGAATCGAATTCCGCCGCCTGTGCCTTCGATTCGATTGTTGGTGATATGAATACGATCGATACTGGTTTTAGAAGTTTTGCGATCGAGGTCTGCGTATTCGCTGGCGATCCGAATTCCATCTTTTTGATTGTTCGGATCACTCGTTCCCGGTGAGTTGTAGATATAATTACCGCTCACATTCACATCTCCCAAATCCGTATCGATATAGACATTCACCGACCAATTATCATGCACCACATTGTTACGAATGTCCCAATGGCTTGATCCCAGAAAAGGTCCAACTCCTTCCCCGTTGTTGTGGTGAATGTTAGAGTTACTAACCGTCACATTTCGACTATTGAATCCTAAGATTGCATGAGGTCATCGTTGATAATTCGGTAGCAAAATTTGTCCATTGTCGTGAATGTTGTTGTTATCGATCAGCGCTCCGTCCCAGTTGTCGAGCCGAATGGCACTATCCCAGGAGAATTTGATTTCGCTGTTCTTCACAGTCAAATCCGTTCCCCAACCCTGAGCGCTTTCGGTTGCCCAAATTCCGGTATCACTGGCGCGAATGATCAATCCATCGATCGCAATATGATTTGCTCCCGAATGAATTGCAATTCCACCATAGTTATCTTGCTGTGGATTGCCATTTCCATATCGATGATTAATGATCAGCGTTTCTTTATCTGCTGGATTCACGCCACCAAATGCCCAGACCTGCAAAGAGCCATTGCTAAAATCGCGCCAGTAGGTTCCTTCTCTCAGTTGATCTCGTCGATCGACCGCGATCAAGGGACGGTTATCAACCACGACTCTGAACGTATTCTCAGGGCTATCTCCTTGTCCATAGTTCGGAGTTCCCACGAACACATTACCGCCCGCCGATGACCATTTGGACACTGACAAGCCGTTATCTATCACGGCGGTTTCTCCAGGTGTTCCAGCGATCGTCAACGGTCGATCCGGATCTCCACCGTGATATAGAGCAATCTGCCGCTCATAGTAAACGCCATCCCGCACAAAGACAGTATCTCCTCCGTGGGCTGCATCAACCGCGTGTTGGATAGTACGGAACGGAGACGAGAGATCCCCAGAGTTGTTGTCATTCCCATACGGAGCCACAAAGAATGCAGTGCCGTTCACCAAGCTGAGATTGTAATGGGTATCGCGA
Coding sequences within it:
- a CDS encoding WecB/TagA/CpsF family glycosyl transferase (similar to AA sequence:cyanobase_aa:Npun_R5715), with the translated sequence MQNESPPIRRVIGCPVTALPFDAQISLMLTWAKQRLSKTVCVANVHMLVEAYRNTGFAAVLRQSDIVTPDGMPLVWMLRCLGVANQDRIAGMDILVALCEQAPQQGVSIFFLGCQDAILDRMKQRLSREFPKLSIAGIEPLPFRPLTADEDETLVQRINESGAGLVMVALGCPKQETWIAQHRDRIHAVMIGLGGAFPVYAGVHKRAPRMMRSIGLEWLYRLAQEPRRLWSRYFDTIPIFVWLAFKQLLSPSQDIPES
- a CDS encoding putative peptidase (similar to AA sequence:cyanobase_aa:cce_4796) yields the protein MSNYDAPYSHANQLSEIGLPNGRGTEIWSAGNTSLQTAQTVGGLKSSLYGGNVSSSDAQDYYRIDVSNRTPSSFLMSGLGADVGLQILDSNGNIVQNNPDNQYASAKSIRTSLNPGTYYVRVYSIDNRDTHYNLSLVNGTAFFVAPYGNDNNSGDLSSPFRTIQHAVDAAHGGDTVFVRDGVYYERQIALYHGGDPDRPLTIAGTPGETAVIDNGLSVSKWSSAGGNVFVGTPNYGQGDSPENTFRVVVDNRPLIAVDRRDQLREGTYWRDFSNGSLQVWAFGGVNPADKETLIINHRYGNGNPQQDNYGGIAIHSGANHIAIDGLIIRASDTGIWATESAQGWGTDLTVKNSEIKFSWDSAIRLDNWDGALIDNNNIHDNGQILLPNYQR